The Populus alba chromosome 6, ASM523922v2, whole genome shotgun sequence genome contains a region encoding:
- the LOC118048500 gene encoding chlorophyll synthase, chloroplastic, with protein MASVLNSALSLNLSNFKSKRVRTHSLVSPFSLPLTRRRVTIRAADTDTNEAKPQAPVSGGAGGSSFNQLLGIKGAAQETNKWKIRLQLTKPVTWPPLVWGVVCGAAASGNFNWTLEDVAKSIVCMLMSGPFLTGYTQTINDYYDREIDAINEPYRPIPSGAISENEVITQIWVLLLGGLGLAGLLDVWAGHDFPVVFYLALGGSLLSYIYSAPPLKLKQNGWIGNFALGASYISLPWWAGQALFGTLTPDIIVLTLLYSIAGLGIAIVNDFKSIEGDRALGLQSLPVAFGAETAKWICVGAIDITQLSIAGYLLGDGKPYYALALVGLIIPQIVFQFQYFLKDPVKYDVKYQASAQPFLVLGLLVTALATSH; from the exons ATGGCCTCCGTACTTAACTCTGCTTTGTCCTTGAATTTAtccaattttaaaagtaaacgAGTTCGAACTCACTCACTCGTCTCTCCGTTTTCTCTTCCTCTAACAA GGCGGAGAGTTACGATAAGAGCAGCAGATACGGATACAAATgaag CGAAACCTCAGGCGCCGGTTAGTGGTGGTGCTGGTGGTTCCAGCTTTAACCAGCTTCTTGGCATTAAAGGAGCTGCTCAAGAAACT AATAAATGGAAGATTCGTCTTCAGCTTACAAAACCTGTTACTTGGCCTCCATTGGTTTGGGGAGTAGTTTGTGGAGCTGCTGCATCAG GAAACTTTAACTGGACTTTGGAGGATGTTGCTAAATCAATTGTTTGCATGCTTATGTCTGGCCCATTTCTTACTGGCTACACACAG ACGATTAATGATTACTATGACCGAGAGATCGATGCAATTAATGAGCCTTATCGTCCAATTCCATCAGGGGCTATTTCTGAGAATGAG GTTATTACCCAAATCTGGGTGCTGCTTCTGGGAGGCCTTGGCTTGGCTGGTCTATTGGATGTGTGG GCAGGGCATGACTTTCCGGTAGTTTTTTACCTTGCTTTGGGTGGATCCTTGCTGTCATACATATACTCTGCTCCGCCTTTGAAG CTAAAACAAAATGGATGGATTGGGAATTTCGCCCTTGGAGCAAGTTATATCAGTTTGCCATG GTGGGCTGGTCAAGCTTTGTTTGGGACCCTTACACCTGACATAATTGTCCTGACACTCTTGTACAGCATAGCTGGG CTAGGTATTGCTATTGTAAACGACTTTAAAAGCATTGAAGGAGATCGGGCACTTGGGCTTCAG TCACTACCGGTAGCTTTTGGTGCTGAAACTGCAAAATGGATTTGTGTTGGTGCTATTGACATAACTCAGTTATCTATAGCTG GTTATTTGCTAGGAGATGGTAAACCCTATTATGCTTTAGCCCTAGTCGGTTTGATAATCCCACAGATTGTTTTCCAG TTTCAATACTTCCTGAAGGACCCTGTGAAGTACGATGTTAAATATCAG GCCAGCGCGCAACCTTTTCTTGTGCTTGGTCTGTTGGTGACTGCTTTGGCAACTAGTCACTAA
- the LOC118048279 gene encoding ERBB-3 BINDING PROTEIN 1 translates to MSSDDEREERELDLTSPEVVTKYKSAAEIVNKALQLVISECKPKAKIVDICEKGDSFIREQTGNMYKNVKKKIERGVAFPTCVSVNNTICHFSPLASDELVLEEGDIVKIDLGCHIDGFIAVVGHTHALQSGPITGRAADVIAAANTAAEVALRLVRPGKKNKDVTEAIQKVAAAYDCKIVEGVLSHQLKQFVIDGNKVILSVSNPDTRVDDAEFEENEVYAVDIVTSTGDGKPKLLDEKNTTIYKRAVDKNYHLKMKSSRFIFSEINQKFPIMPFTARALEDKRARLGLVECVNHDLLQPYPVLHEKPGDYVAHIKFTVLLMPNGSDRITSHSLQELQPSKTIDDPEIKAWLALGTKTKKKGGGKKKKAKKSGEKAESTEAEPVDATTNGAAAQE, encoded by the exons ATGTCGTCAGACGacgagagagaggagagagagttgGATCTCACATCCCCTGAAGTCGTCACCAAATACAAAAGCGCCGCAGAAATTGTCAACA AGGCATTGCAGTTAGTGATATCAGAATGCAAGCCAAAGGCTAAGATTGTTGATATTTGTGAAAAAGGCGATTCGTTTATAAGAGA GCAAACTGGTAACATGTATAAAAAtgtgaagaagaagattgaaagGGGAGTTGCTTTTCCAACTTGTGTTTCTGTCAACAACACTATTTGCCATTTTTCTCCACTTGCTAGTGATGAATTGGTCTTGGAAGAAGGAGATATTGTCAAGAT TGATTTGGGCTGTCATATAGATGGATTCATTGCTGTTGTTGGACATACCCATGCTCTTCAGTCAGGGCCAATTACAGGCAGGGCAGCTGATGTTATTGCAGCTGCAAATACTGCTGCTGAAGTTGCCTTGAGGCTTGTAAGGCCTGGAAAGAAg AATAAAGATGTAACAGAAGCTATCCAGAAGGTTGCTGCTGCTTATGACTGCAAAATTGTTGAAGGTGTTCTCAGCCACCAATTGAAGCAGTTTGTGATAGATGGAAACAAGGTAATTCTGAGTGTCTCTAATCCCGACACAAGAGTTGATGATGCAGAATTTGAGGAAAACGAAGTGTATGCTGTGGATATTGTCACAAGTACAGGGGATGGCAAG CCAAAGCTGTTGGATGAGAAGAATACTACTATATACAAGAGAGCTGTGGACAAGAATTATCACTTGAAAATGAAATCTTCGAGATTTATTTTCAGTGAAATTAATCAGAAATTTCCAATCATGCCATTCACTGCAAG AGCTCTCGAAGATAAAAGGGCTCGGCTGGGTTTAGTAGAATGTGTGAATCACGATCTTCTGCAGCCCTATCCTGTTCTTCATGAGAAGCCTG GTGATTATGTTGCTCATATCAAGTTTACAGTACTGCTAATGCCAAATGGATCAGATCGGATCACTTCACATTCACTGCAAGAATTGCAGCCTAGCAAGACGATAGATGATCCTGAAATCAAGGCCTGGTTAGCTTTGGGTacaaagacaaagaagaagggtggtgggaagaagaagaaag CTAAGAAGTCTGGTGAAAAAGCTGAGTCAACAGAAGCTGAACCCGTCGATGCAACAACAAATGGGGCTGCTGCGCAAGAATGA